One region of Roseicitreum antarcticum genomic DNA includes:
- a CDS encoding BrnA antitoxin family protein, protein MPDLKTQTPTQRKHFYYMAEVMRRLEWDLHNTIEATGRIPPEWHEIARAVPDARREKVTLALDAEVLKFFRSMGPGYGPRIGQVLRSYMHARLAGVVRGAETVDHYRNRAEAVEAEKPQFGYMARGLEEMHREREAREDRAAMTEHLQRRYAEDGVPWNFDGKVA, encoded by the coding sequence ATGCCCGACCTGAAAACCCAGACACCGACCCAGCGCAAGCATTTCTACTACATGGCCGAGGTCATGCGCCGGCTGGAATGGGATCTGCACAACACCATCGAGGCGACGGGCCGCATCCCGCCGGAATGGCATGAAATTGCCCGTGCCGTGCCCGACGCCCGGCGCGAGAAGGTGACACTGGCGCTGGACGCCGAGGTGCTGAAGTTCTTCCGCTCCATGGGGCCGGGGTACGGGCCGCGCATCGGGCAGGTGCTGCGCAGCTACATGCATGCGCGGCTGGCAGGCGTGGTGCGCGGCGCGGAAACCGTGGACCATTACCGCAACCGGGCTGAAGCGGTGGAGGCAGAGAAGCCGCAATTCGGGTATATGGCGCGCGGGCTGGAAGAAATGCACCGCGAACGCGAGGCACGCGAAGACCGCGCTGCGATGACCGAGCATTTGCAGCGCCGCTATGCGGAAGACGGGGTGCCGTGGAATTTTGACGGGAAGGTTGCTTGA
- a CDS encoding DUF1674 domain-containing protein, with the protein MTDQAPEMTDQAPEPTETSAPEAQRADLPPAAARALAEAAERRRIADAAAPPPLELGGRKGPEPVRYGDWEKKGIAVDF; encoded by the coding sequence ATGACAGACCAGGCACCCGAAATGACTGACCAGGCCCCCGAACCGACTGAAACCAGCGCCCCCGAGGCGCAGCGCGCCGACCTGCCCCCCGCCGCCGCGCGTGCGCTGGCCGAAGCAGCCGAGCGTCGGCGCATCGCCGATGCCGCCGCCCCGCCCCCGCTGGAACTGGGCGGGCGCAAAGGCCCCGAACCCGTGCGCTACGGCGATTGGGAGAAAAAGGGCATCGCCGTCGATTTCTGA
- the pheS gene encoding phenylalanine--tRNA ligase subunit alpha → MSALRAKYLEQIGAAHAPDTLEAVRLAALGKKGEISLMMRELGKMPAEERQSAGPALNALKNEVDAALRARKSGLEDAALDARLRSEWLDVTLPGRPRPMGTIHPVSQVMEELTAIFADMGFAVAEGPQVESDWYNFDALNIAPEHPARQEHDTFFLHRAPGDDRPPHVLRTHTSPVQIRAMQAQGAPIRVIAPGRVYRMDMDQTHAPMFHQVEGLAIDRDISMAQLKWTLEEFCRAFFEVDQVELRFRASHFPFTEPSAEVDIRCSWKDGQLKIGEGDSWMEILGSGMVHPNVLRAGGIDPDAWQGFAFGMGIDRIAMLKYGIPDLRAFFESDLRWLRNYGFSALDKPELAGGLSR, encoded by the coding sequence ATCAGCGCGCTTCGGGCGAAGTATCTGGAACAGATCGGCGCGGCCCATGCCCCCGATACGCTCGAGGCCGTGCGGCTGGCCGCCCTTGGCAAGAAGGGCGAAATCAGCCTCATGATGCGCGAACTCGGCAAGATGCCCGCCGAGGAACGCCAGTCCGCAGGCCCCGCGCTGAACGCCCTGAAGAATGAGGTGGACGCCGCGCTGCGCGCCCGCAAGTCCGGGTTGGAGGATGCCGCCCTCGATGCCCGCCTGCGCAGCGAATGGCTGGATGTCACCCTGCCCGGCCGCCCCCGGCCCATGGGCACCATCCACCCGGTGTCCCAGGTGATGGAGGAACTGACCGCGATCTTCGCCGATATGGGCTTTGCCGTGGCCGAAGGCCCGCAGGTGGAATCCGACTGGTACAATTTCGACGCGCTCAACATCGCGCCCGAACACCCCGCGCGGCAAGAGCATGATACCTTCTTCCTGCACCGCGCGCCCGGTGACGACCGCCCGCCGCATGTGCTGCGCACCCATACCAGCCCCGTGCAGATCCGCGCGATGCAGGCACAGGGCGCACCGATCCGCGTGATCGCGCCGGGCCGCGTCTACCGCATGGACATGGACCAGACCCACGCGCCGATGTTCCATCAGGTCGAGGGGCTGGCGATTGACCGCGACATCTCGATGGCGCAACTGAAATGGACGCTGGAAGAATTCTGCCGCGCGTTCTTTGAGGTCGATCAGGTCGAACTGCGCTTCCGCGCCTCGCATTTCCCCTTCACCGAACCCTCGGCCGAGGTCGATATCCGCTGTTCGTGGAAAGACGGCCAGCTGAAAATCGGCGAGGGCGACAGCTGGATGGAAATCCTCGGCTCCGGCATGGTCCACCCGAATGTGCTGCGCGCGGGCGGCATCGACCCCGACGCATGGCAGGGCTTCGCCTTCGGCATGGGCATCGACCGCATCGCCATGCTGAAATACGGCATCCCCGATCTGCGCGCGTTCTTCGAATCCGACCTGCGCTGGCTGCGCAACTACGGCTTTTCCGCGCTGGACAAGCCCGAACTGGCGGGCGGGTTGAGCAGGTGA
- the mgtE gene encoding magnesium transporter, whose protein sequence is MTKHSPLSDYRFDPETSTDQAHVALVALEIERLLHEGDQSAVRDFLAGQELADIAGYVEELNVGDDLAAMRLLPLHDQAELIAYLRPSSQMEIATRMPRRELAALMTAMSHDERADLFKQLSDEAQEAILPALTKAEREDLRRLASYAEWTVGSVMTSDYATLSPDMTPTQALEALRSQALEAETVYTAYIVDQSRHLLGVLELRDILMARPRQHVGDIMDREPIFVRADAEQEEAAKLVARYDLIALPVLDGNDQLVGIVTADDAMDVHEEEVTEDFHKGSTIGPIETSVSEATIAVLYKARIFWLVLLVFGNIFSGAGIAAFEETIAAHLSLLFFLPLLIASGGNAGAQSATLMVRALATGDVRPSDFGRLLGREVLIALALGLTMAVAVSAIGVWRGGPAIALVVAVSMIIIVLAGALIGMCLPFIFAKINRDPAAASGPLVTSMADVLGVLTYFTIAAALLDV, encoded by the coding sequence ATGACCAAACACAGCCCACTTTCAGACTACCGCTTCGACCCCGAAACCTCGACCGATCAGGCGCATGTCGCGCTGGTCGCGCTGGAAATAGAGCGGCTGCTGCACGAAGGCGACCAGAGCGCCGTGCGCGACTTTCTCGCCGGGCAGGAACTGGCCGATATCGCGGGCTATGTCGAGGAATTGAACGTGGGCGACGACCTCGCCGCCATGCGCCTGTTGCCGCTGCACGATCAGGCTGAACTGATCGCCTACCTGCGCCCGTCCAGCCAGATGGAGATCGCGACCCGCATGCCCCGCCGCGAACTCGCCGCGCTGATGACCGCGATGAGCCATGATGAACGCGCCGACCTCTTCAAACAGCTCTCCGATGAGGCGCAAGAAGCGATTCTCCCCGCCCTGACCAAGGCCGAGCGTGAAGACCTCCGCCGCCTTGCCAGCTATGCGGAATGGACCGTGGGGTCGGTCATGACCTCGGATTACGCCACGCTGTCCCCCGACATGACGCCAACCCAGGCGCTGGAAGCGCTGCGCAGCCAGGCGCTCGAGGCTGAAACCGTCTATACCGCCTATATCGTCGATCAAAGCCGCCACCTGCTGGGCGTGTTGGAATTGCGCGACATCCTGATGGCCCGCCCCCGGCAGCATGTCGGCGACATCATGGACCGCGAACCGATCTTCGTGCGCGCCGATGCCGAACAGGAAGAGGCCGCGAAACTGGTCGCGCGCTATGACCTGATCGCGCTGCCGGTGCTTGATGGCAACGACCAACTGGTCGGCATCGTCACCGCCGATGACGCGATGGACGTCCACGAAGAAGAAGTGACCGAGGATTTTCACAAAGGCTCTACCATCGGGCCGATCGAAACCTCGGTCTCCGAAGCCACGATTGCCGTCCTCTACAAGGCGCGCATCTTCTGGCTGGTGCTGCTGGTGTTCGGCAACATCTTTTCCGGCGCGGGCATCGCCGCGTTCGAGGAAACCATTGCCGCGCATCTGTCGCTGCTGTTCTTCCTGCCGCTCCTGATCGCCTCGGGCGGCAATGCGGGCGCGCAATCGGCCACGCTGATGGTGCGCGCGCTGGCCACGGGCGATGTGCGGCCCAGCGATTTCGGCCGCCTTCTGGGGCGTGAGGTGCTGATTGCCCTCGCCCTCGGGCTGACCATGGCGGTCGCGGTCTCGGCCATCGGGGTCTGGCGCGGCGGGCCTGCGATTGCGCTGGTCGTCGCGGTGTCGATGATCATCATCGTGCTGGCGGGCGCGCTGATCGGCATGTGCCTGCCGTTCATCTTCGCCAAGATCAACCGCGACCCCGCTGCGGCCTCTGGCCCGCTGGTGACCTCCATGGCTGACGTGCTGGGCGTGCTGACCTATTTCACCATTGCCGCCGCATTGCTCGACGTTTGA
- a CDS encoding serine O-acetyltransferase, with the protein MSDPEPVSATTPDWSREAPRGFWDPSRNLLRAIRRYQSARGRLARRYWRLSHTFWSVVTQAEIDLNARIGGGLLIPHPNGIVIHPDVVIGPNCLIFQQVTLGANGPDGVPTVGGHVDIGAGAKILGRLTIGDHALIGANAVVTRDVPAHATARGIPAANHPAPALASKGVSG; encoded by the coding sequence ATGTCCGATCCTGAACCCGTCAGCGCCACAACCCCCGACTGGTCGCGCGAAGCACCGCGCGGCTTCTGGGACCCCTCGCGCAACCTGCTGCGCGCCATCCGCCGGTATCAATCGGCGCGCGGGCGGCTGGCCCGCCGCTATTGGCGGCTGTCCCATACCTTCTGGTCGGTGGTAACGCAGGCCGAAATCGACCTGAACGCCCGGATCGGCGGCGGCCTTCTGATCCCGCATCCCAATGGCATCGTCATCCACCCCGATGTGGTGATCGGCCCCAACTGCCTGATCTTCCAGCAAGTTACCCTGGGCGCGAACGGCCCCGACGGCGTGCCGACCGTGGGCGGCCATGTGGATATCGGCGCGGGCGCAAAGATCCTGGGCCGCCTCACCATTGGCGACCATGCGCTGATCGGCGCCAATGCCGTCGTCACCCGCGACGTGCCCGCGCACGCGACAGCGCGCGGCATTCCGGCCGCGAACCACCCCGCACCCGCGCTTGCATCCAAAGGGGTTTCTGGCTAG
- a CDS encoding CTP synthase, whose translation MARYVFITGGVVSSLGKGLASAALGALLQARGFTVRLRKLDPYLNVDPGTMSPFEHGEVFVTDDGAETDLDLGHYERFTGVSARNTDSVSSGRIYSSVLEKERRGDYLGKTIQVIPHVTNEIKDFLAVGADEVDFMLCEIGGTVGDIEGLPFFEAIRQFAQERPRGECIFMHLTLLPYLAASGELKTKPTQHSVKELRSIGIAPDVLVCRSEHIIPEKEIQKIALFCNVRADAVIPAYDLKSIYEAPLAYHKAGLDQAVLDAFGISPAPRPDLTRWEDVMDRLTNAEGVVRVAIVGKYTQLEDAYKSIAEALTHGGMANRVRVQTEWIDAEVFEREDPSPLLQGIHAVLVPGGFGERGTEGKIRAAQWARERKIPYLGICLGMQMAVIEAARNLADLPDAGSEEFDVDTGEKRFTPVVYHLKEWVQGNHVVARRKDDDKGGTMRLGAYDAALKDGSLVARIYGDTRIEERHRHRYEVDVSYRAQLEECGLVFSGMSPDGKLPEIVEHQGHPWFIGVQFHPELKSKPFRPHPLFADFVRAAVEVSRLV comes from the coding sequence ATGGCGCGTTACGTTTTCATTACTGGCGGGGTCGTTTCGAGCCTTGGCAAGGGGCTGGCATCCGCCGCACTTGGTGCCCTGTTGCAGGCGCGGGGTTTCACCGTGCGGTTGCGCAAGCTGGACCCCTACCTGAACGTCGATCCGGGCACGATGTCGCCGTTTGAACATGGTGAGGTCTTCGTGACCGATGACGGCGCCGAAACCGATCTGGACCTTGGCCATTACGAACGCTTCACCGGCGTGTCGGCGCGCAATACCGATTCGGTGTCGTCGGGGCGGATCTATTCCAGCGTGCTGGAAAAGGAGCGTCGCGGCGATTACCTGGGTAAGACCATTCAGGTCATTCCGCATGTTACCAATGAAATCAAGGACTTCTTGGCGGTTGGTGCCGATGAGGTCGATTTCATGCTGTGCGAGATCGGCGGCACGGTGGGCGATATCGAAGGTCTGCCGTTCTTTGAGGCGATCCGTCAATTCGCGCAGGAACGCCCGCGCGGCGAATGTATCTTCATGCATCTGACGCTGCTGCCCTACCTTGCGGCCAGCGGCGAGTTGAAGACCAAGCCGACCCAGCATTCGGTCAAGGAACTGCGGTCCATCGGGATCGCGCCCGATGTGCTGGTCTGCCGGTCCGAGCATATCATTCCGGAAAAAGAGATCCAGAAGATCGCGCTGTTCTGCAACGTGCGCGCCGATGCCGTGATCCCGGCCTATGACCTGAAATCCATCTACGAAGCGCCGCTGGCCTATCACAAGGCCGGGTTGGATCAGGCGGTGCTGGATGCGTTCGGCATTTCGCCCGCGCCGCGCCCCGATCTGACACGCTGGGAAGATGTCATGGATCGGTTGACAAATGCTGAAGGCGTGGTGCGCGTGGCGATTGTCGGCAAATACACCCAGCTTGAAGATGCCTACAAGTCGATCGCCGAGGCGCTGACCCATGGCGGTATGGCGAACCGCGTGCGGGTCCAGACCGAATGGATTGACGCCGAGGTGTTCGAGCGCGAAGACCCCTCGCCGCTGTTGCAAGGCATCCATGCGGTGCTGGTGCCCGGCGGGTTTGGTGAGCGCGGGACCGAAGGCAAGATCCGCGCGGCGCAATGGGCGCGCGAGCGGAAGATCCCCTATCTGGGGATCTGTCTGGGCATGCAGATGGCGGTGATAGAGGCGGCGCGCAACCTGGCCGATCTGCCCGATGCAGGGTCCGAGGAATTCGATGTCGACACCGGCGAAAAGCGTTTCACGCCCGTGGTTTACCACCTGAAGGAATGGGTGCAGGGCAACCATGTCGTGGCACGCCGCAAGGATGACGACAAGGGCGGTACGATGCGTCTGGGTGCCTATGATGCGGCGCTGAAAGACGGGTCGCTGGTGGCGCGGATTTATGGCGATACGCGCATCGAGGAACGCCACCGCCACCGCTATGAGGTGGATGTGTCCTACCGCGCGCAGCTGGAGGAATGCGGGCTGGTGTTCTCTGGCATGTCGCCCGATGGCAAGCTGCCGGAAATCGTGGAACATCAGGGGCATCCGTGGTTCATCGGCGTGCAGTTCCACCCGGAACTGAAGTCGAAACCCTTCCGCCCGCACCCGCTGTTCGCCGATTTCGTGCGGGCCGCAGTGGAGGTTTCGCGCCTGGTCTGA
- a CDS encoding RsmB/NOP family class I SAM-dependent RNA methyltransferase, with protein MPPSPRGGAVALLDAVLSPDTGASLPEVLTAPPAAFAALDPAGCARAQRLALTTLRHLDRADAILSPHLRKAPPPHVKNLLRLAVVEMLHEGAAAYGVVNSAVGALRGDRRLQAMAGMVNAVLRRASETPDGTWAALPPQRLPQWLRQPMVHHYGRAVVGAIEAAHMEGAATDLTLRPGVAGPDGVTLPTGSLRVAGAQISALPGYDAGDWWVQDAASALPARMLGDVAGLRVLDLCAAPGGKTMQLAAAGAQVTALDLSGPRLARLRDNLARTGLEAEIVTADALHWLPDAPFDAVLLDAPCSASGTIRRHPDLPFAKAAGDLAALTALQARLLDRVLTPSAGLLRPGGVAVYCTCSLLAAEGEDQARAALDRHPHVVAQPVTLPGLPEDWRTADGGIRTRPDYWPELGGIDGFYMVALRIGAETAAAAG; from the coding sequence ATCCCGCCCAGCCCGCGCGGCGGGGCGGTGGCCTTGCTTGATGCGGTGCTGTCGCCCGATACGGGCGCGTCACTGCCCGAGGTGCTGACCGCGCCGCCTGCCGCTTTTGCCGCGCTGGACCCCGCCGGGTGCGCGCGGGCGCAGCGGCTGGCGCTGACCACGCTGCGGCATCTGGACCGCGCGGATGCGATTCTGAGCCCGCATTTGCGCAAGGCCCCGCCGCCGCATGTGAAGAACCTGTTGCGGCTGGCGGTGGTGGAGATGCTGCATGAGGGGGCGGCGGCCTACGGGGTCGTGAACTCGGCCGTTGGGGCGTTGCGCGGGGACCGGCGGTTGCAGGCCATGGCGGGGATGGTGAATGCCGTGCTGCGCCGCGCCAGCGAGACGCCCGACGGCACATGGGCCGCGCTGCCGCCGCAACGTCTGCCGCAATGGCTGCGCCAGCCGATGGTGCATCATTATGGGCGCGCGGTGGTCGGTGCGATCGAGGCCGCGCATATGGAAGGTGCAGCGACCGACCTGACGTTGCGGCCGGGCGTGGCTGGGCCCGATGGTGTGACGCTGCCCACGGGGTCGCTGCGGGTTGCGGGCGCGCAGATCAGCGCGCTGCCGGGGTATGACGCGGGCGATTGGTGGGTGCAAGATGCCGCCAGCGCCTTGCCCGCGCGCATGCTGGGCGATGTGGCAGGCCTGCGGGTGCTGGACCTTTGTGCGGCACCCGGCGGCAAGACGATGCAATTGGCGGCAGCGGGTGCGCAGGTGACGGCGCTGGACCTGTCGGGGCCACGGCTGGCGCGGCTGCGCGACAATCTGGCGCGCACCGGGCTGGAGGCGGAAATCGTCACCGCTGATGCGCTGCATTGGCTGCCCGACGCGCCGTTCGATGCGGTGCTGCTGGATGCGCCCTGTTCGGCCAGCGGCACGATCCGCCGCCACCCGGACCTGCCGTTTGCGAAGGCTGCGGGGGATCTGGCGGCCTTGACTGCGTTGCAGGCGCGGTTGCTGGACCGGGTGCTGACGCCCTCGGCCGGGTTGCTGCGCCCCGGGGGTGTGGCGGTTTATTGCACCTGCTCGCTTCTGGCGGCCGAGGGTGAAGATCAGGCGCGCGCCGCGTTGGACCGGCATCCGCATGTGGTGGCACAGCCTGTGACGCTGCCCGGCCTCCCTGAGGATTGGCGCACGGCTGACGGCGGCATCCGCACCCGGCCTGATTATTGGCCGGAACTGGGTGGGATCGACGGGTTTTACATGGTCGCGCTACGGATCGGGGCGGAAACGGCAGCGGCAGCGGGCTGA